The Euphorbia lathyris chromosome 3, ddEupLath1.1, whole genome shotgun sequence genome contains a region encoding:
- the LOC136221935 gene encoding F-box/LRR-repeat protein At3g03360-like: protein MYLDPRLSLWIRFATLKAVKELILDCDCTNMQFRRECLLPQFVFNNSSLVKMKLCACDFLPDGKVNWESLKCLQLDHSELGNQAVEHVLSGSPLLECLELSCCSFEGAVVVASEHLKTFILEEFGKNCPIIEISCPNLESLKIWGQVGSTCLKLMNLPSSLHATLDLYVLESDDISRDDCMNLVEETMKQILHVEEVEIALTRRGAINSVLVFKDIRVRKAGYT, encoded by the exons CTGTAAAGGAGCTCATTTTGGATTGTGATTGTACTAACATGCAATTTAGAAGGGAGTGCTTATTGCCGCAATTTGTTTTCAACAATTCTTCATTGGTTAAAATGAAGCTATGTGCATGTGATTTTTTGCCGGATGGGAAAGTAAATTGGGAATCTCTTAAGTGTTTGCAGTTAGATCATTCTGAGTTGGGTAATCAAGCCGTTGAGCATGTTTTATCTGGTAGTCCTTTGCTTGAATGCTTAGAATTAAGCTGTTGTAGCTTTGAAGGTGCGGTTGTTGTTGCTTCTGAGCATTTGAAAACATTTATTCTAGAAGAATTTGGTAAGAATTGTCCTATCATAGAAATTTCATGTCCTAATCTTGAGAGCTTGAAAATATGGGGACAAGTGGGTTCTACATGTCTTAAATTGATGAACTTGCCTTCTTCACTGCATGCTACATTGGATTTGTACGTCCTAGAATCAGATGATATTAGTCGTGATGATTGCATGAATTTGGTTGAGGAGACCATGAAGCAGATTCTACATGTTGAGGAGGTAGAAATTGCGTTGACGAGGCGAGGAGCTATAAATTCGGTATTGGTTTTTAAAG ATATTAGAGTTAGAAAAGCTGGGTATACTTGA